The sequence AGGGACATTTGGTCTTAATTTATCAAAAGTTTATGCTTAAAATTAGTTGAACTTACTGAGATATTCCCGATCAAATGGGCAACCAAACTGATTCTTATAATCTGTAAGAAAATAAATTAGACCGTTTTTAATTTGCTCCGCTAACGTCTATTTTTAAACAAATGCCAAATTTATCTAATAGTTCTCATAGTAATGAGCTTTTAATTTCCAAAGCAAATCCACCGTTAGGCGAAGTCTTGATTGAAGCGGGGTTAATTACGGCTAGCCAAATAGAATTTGCTCTACAGCTACAGTCTACAAGTCATCTCAAAATTGGTGAAATATTAGCTTCCCACAACTGGATTAAACAGCAAACGGCAGATTTTTTTGCGGAACAGTGGGCAGATTTACTGGAACAAAAGCAAAAAAAACCTCTAGTTTATTATTTTCGCAGTGCAGGATTATTAAACGAGCAGCAAATTGCGGCGCTCATTCGAGAACAAAAGCAACAGGCTCAACCCAAGAGATTTCATCGGCTGGCTGTGGAACAAGGATATTTAAAACAAACTACGGTAGACTTTTTTCTGGCAAAGATTTTTAATATCTACAACACTAATGTTTTTTCTTTTACTAAACCCTACGAAATTCTCAGCCGATACAATCGAGGTGAAACTAACTTTCGACGTACAGATCTTAGTAAAGCACCATTAATGGGTGTCAGCCTCAAAGGAATTCAACTAGACGGTTCTAATCTGCGTAAAGCTAATCTTAGTAGCTCCAACTTAAGTGAATCTAGCCTTATTCAAACTGATTTAGCTTTAGTGGATCTAATGAAAGCTGTTTTAGCGGGAGTAAATTTTGAACGAGCAAATCTATCTCAGGCTAATTTAAGAGAAGCTCATTTAAAAGCAGCTAACTTTACTAAAGCTAATTTACAGGGTGCAGATTTAAGAGACGCTCATTTATTTAATGCTGTTTTTGCAGGTGCAAATTTAAGAGAAGCTCATTTATCAACCGAATATGCCTATGAAGTTTTTTACGATTCTCAGACTATTTTTGACGATCGGTTTCAACCACAAAAAGCAGGCTGGAAAAAGCTAGATTAACCAGTGCTTAAAAAAACTTAAATAATAAACATAAAACTATAGTCCTGTTCCCTTATAAGATACAGGTTCTAACAATTCAGATAATGTTAGGATCGAGTCACGAGAAAAAGAAGCGAAAAAATAAGGAACAAACTCAATGCAGGAATTTGACAAGTCGATATCTTTTGATGGTCGTGATATTCGGCTTAAAGTAGGCTTGCTCGCACCACAGGCAGGCGGTTCAGTATTGGTAGAATCGGGTGATACGGCAGTTTTGGTTACAGCCACTAGAGCTAAAGGTAGAGAGGGAATTGATTTCTTACCTTTGACCGTAGATTATGAAGAACGACAATATGCAGCAGGGCGAATTCCTGGAGGGTTTTTTCGACGAGAAGGTAGACCTGGAGAGAAGGCAATCCTGACCAGTAGGTTAATCGATCGCCCGATCCGTCCTTTATTTCCTAGCTGGATGCGAGATGATATTCAGATCGTGGCTACTACCCTATCGATGGATGAAGATGTTCCTCCAGACGTTTTGGCAGTTACAGGAGCTTCGATCGCCGTTTTACTGGCCCAAATTCCTTTTTATGGCCCGATGGCAGCAGTTAGGGTCGGTTTGGAGGGAGATGAATTTATTCTCAATCCAACCTATAAAGAAATTAATAAAGGCGATTTGGATATTGTCGTCGCGGGAACTCCTGACGGGATTGTCATGGTAGAAGCGGGGGCTAACCAATTACCAGAGCAAGACGTAATTGAGGCGATTGAGTTTGCCTACGAAGCAATTCAAGAGTTAATTCAGTCCCAACTAGAATTGCTCAAGGATTTGGGTATTGAGATGGTTAGGCCAGAAAATCCTGATGAAGATCGAAGTCTGATCGATTTCATTAGCGATCGCGCTAGCAAAGATATTAAACACATCCTCTCCCAGTATGACTTTGATAAAAAGACTCGGGATGAAGCTTTAGACGAAATCAAGCAAACTCAAATCGTTGAAGCGATCGCTGGATTGCCCGAAGATGACCCCATTGCCGTGGCGACGACAGAAGATGCCAAAGCGATCGACAAGGCCTTTAAAACCCTGACTAAAAAGCTGATGCGGAGTCAGATTATCGAAGATGGTATGCGAGTTGATGGTCGCAAACTCGATCAGGTTCGGCCCATTAGCTCTAGAGCAGGAGTATTGCCCAATCGGGTGCATGGTAGTGGCTTGTTTAGAAGAGGTCTAACTCAAGTACTCTCCATTGCCACTCTGGGTACATCAGGAGATGCTCAGGATACCAGAGACGATATGACCATTCAAGACGAAAAACGCTATCTGCACCACTATAATTTTCCTCCTTATTCCGTCGGTGAAACTCGCCCAATGCGATCGCCTGGACGTAGAGAAATTGGTCACGGTGCTTTGGCTGAAAGAGCTTTACTGCCAGTATTGCCCAGTATGGAAGATTTTCCTTACGTCATCCGCGTAGTCTCCGAGGTACTGTCTTCTAATGGTTCAACCTCGATGGGTTCGGTATGTGGTTCGACTCTTTCTTTGATGGATGCAGGTGTTCCTCTAAGCAAACCTGTCAGTGGCGCAGCCATGGGTTTAATTAAAGAAGGAGATGAGGTGAGAATCCTGACAGACATTCAGGGGATCGAAGACTTCCTAGGAGATATGGACTTCAAGGTAGCAGGAACCGATACGGGTATTACTGCTCTCCAGATGGATATGAAGATCACTGGGTTACCGATGGAAGTGATTGCCAAAGCAATTCAACAAGCTTTACCAGCTAGGATCTATATATTAGAAGAGATGCTTAAGGCGATCGATGAACCTAGACCAGAGCTATCTCCTTATGCGCCGAGATTGTTAACCATGAAAATCGACCCCGATTTAATCGGCATGGTCATTGGGCCTTCTGGTAAGACAATTAAAGCAATTACCGAGCAAACAGGGGCAAAAATTGATATTGAGGATGACGGCAAGGTGATCATTGCTGCGGTAGAAGCTGAGAAAGCTGAGATGGCGCGCAAGATGATCTTTAACATCACTCGCAAATTAAATGAGGGAGATGTCTATCTGGGTAAAGTTACCAGAATTATCGATATCGGTGCTTTCATCGAAATTTTGCCAGGTAAAGAAGGCATGATCCACATTTCCCAGTTAGCGGAAGGTAGAGTCGGCAAGGTCGATGATGAAGTAGCTGTAGGTGACGAGATCGTGGTCAAAATCCGTGGTTTCGATCAAAAAAATCGCCTGAATCTTACCCGCTTGGGCATTCATCCAGACGAAGCTGCCGCCGCTAGAGCTGCTGCCAACTAATTAAAGTCAAGGACTAGTAAGAAGTAGAGAGGATCTGGGAGTAATGAAAAAACTCTTTAATCGCTCCCTACTTCTGACCTTTGATTATCTCAAGGGAATTGCCTTAACTTTCTTGGTTGCCAGGACTCTAATTTTCACTTCCAGCTCGTTTTGCATGGATTCAGTGTTCCCGCCCAAAGCAG is a genomic window of Pleurocapsa minor HA4230-MV1 containing:
- a CDS encoding pentapeptide repeat-containing protein yields the protein MPNLSNSSHSNELLISKANPPLGEVLIEAGLITASQIEFALQLQSTSHLKIGEILASHNWIKQQTADFFAEQWADLLEQKQKKPLVYYFRSAGLLNEQQIAALIREQKQQAQPKRFHRLAVEQGYLKQTTVDFFLAKIFNIYNTNVFSFTKPYEILSRYNRGETNFRRTDLSKAPLMGVSLKGIQLDGSNLRKANLSSSNLSESSLIQTDLALVDLMKAVLAGVNFERANLSQANLREAHLKAANFTKANLQGADLRDAHLFNAVFAGANLREAHLSTEYAYEVFYDSQTIFDDRFQPQKAGWKKLD
- a CDS encoding polyribonucleotide nucleotidyltransferase; translation: MQEFDKSISFDGRDIRLKVGLLAPQAGGSVLVESGDTAVLVTATRAKGREGIDFLPLTVDYEERQYAAGRIPGGFFRREGRPGEKAILTSRLIDRPIRPLFPSWMRDDIQIVATTLSMDEDVPPDVLAVTGASIAVLLAQIPFYGPMAAVRVGLEGDEFILNPTYKEINKGDLDIVVAGTPDGIVMVEAGANQLPEQDVIEAIEFAYEAIQELIQSQLELLKDLGIEMVRPENPDEDRSLIDFISDRASKDIKHILSQYDFDKKTRDEALDEIKQTQIVEAIAGLPEDDPIAVATTEDAKAIDKAFKTLTKKLMRSQIIEDGMRVDGRKLDQVRPISSRAGVLPNRVHGSGLFRRGLTQVLSIATLGTSGDAQDTRDDMTIQDEKRYLHHYNFPPYSVGETRPMRSPGRREIGHGALAERALLPVLPSMEDFPYVIRVVSEVLSSNGSTSMGSVCGSTLSLMDAGVPLSKPVSGAAMGLIKEGDEVRILTDIQGIEDFLGDMDFKVAGTDTGITALQMDMKITGLPMEVIAKAIQQALPARIYILEEMLKAIDEPRPELSPYAPRLLTMKIDPDLIGMVIGPSGKTIKAITEQTGAKIDIEDDGKVIIAAVEAEKAEMARKMIFNITRKLNEGDVYLGKVTRIIDIGAFIEILPGKEGMIHISQLAEGRVGKVDDEVAVGDEIVVKIRGFDQKNRLNLTRLGIHPDEAAAARAAAN